The Leucobacter viscericola genome includes a window with the following:
- a CDS encoding WhiB family transcriptional regulator: MRHAIQKEWKKPKCLGGESLYVDYEKPPTRVEARALCRGCPLLELCDEAAQTRRPAWGVWGGRVYGSGNFRKPLDRN, translated from the coding sequence TTGCGGCACGCCATTCAGAAGGAGTGGAAGAAGCCGAAATGTCTCGGTGGTGAGTCGCTCTATGTTGACTACGAGAAGCCGCCTACTCGGGTCGAGGCGCGCGCCTTGTGTCGAGGTTGCCCACTCCTTGAGCTCTGTGATGAGGCGGCCCAAACTCGACGCCCCGCATGGGGGGTGTGGGGTGGTCGGGTATACGGTTCAGGAAATTTCAGAAAACCGCTTGACAGGAATTAA
- a CDS encoding AAA family ATPase yields MSNVTTLPTPTFAAFIQPPEEVGRPKSILLYGTHGTRKTSIAGSIIKAPGFKKVLFIDIDNGAEVLMNDPVIKEAIVEGRLQILQVSSLDGDAFVKINAVVDEITKTDFGYDAVILDTLDVAQDVAEKVIKKKYEGSKNTFGVFGDLGIWTDEIVRKLHESKHFMSIVTCHSKEQTLESGAHRILPRLSGSSKDAIGGIPSIVAYLEYQADPESGNTHLVARVAESEVVISKNRYSLPPFIIDPDLPKLFEMIEAKTTHQSNQEEKAAA; encoded by the coding sequence ATGTCCAACGTCACAACTCTCCCAACTCCGACATTCGCGGCGTTCATTCAACCGCCCGAGGAAGTTGGTCGACCGAAGAGCATTCTGCTCTACGGCACGCACGGCACTCGCAAGACCAGTATCGCCGGTTCGATCATTAAGGCGCCAGGCTTCAAAAAGGTGCTCTTCATTGATATTGACAATGGTGCTGAAGTGTTGATGAACGATCCCGTAATCAAGGAAGCCATTGTCGAAGGTCGTTTGCAAATCCTTCAGGTTTCGTCGCTCGATGGCGATGCGTTCGTAAAGATCAATGCCGTTGTTGACGAGATCACCAAAACCGATTTCGGCTACGATGCGGTGATTCTCGACACACTTGACGTCGCTCAAGATGTGGCGGAAAAGGTCATTAAGAAGAAATACGAAGGCTCCAAGAACACCTTCGGTGTGTTCGGTGATCTCGGAATCTGGACCGATGAGATCGTGCGCAAGCTGCACGAATCGAAGCACTTTATGTCGATCGTTACCTGCCACTCCAAGGAGCAGACCCTCGAGTCAGGCGCTCACCGAATCCTGCCAAGGCTCTCCGGCTCAAGCAAAGACGCAATCGGTGGCATTCCGTCGATCGTTGCATACCTCGAGTACCAGGCAGATCCCGAAAGTGGCAATACGCACCTCGTTGCTCGTGTCGCCGAGAGTGAAGTAGTGATCTCCAAGAATCGCTACTCATTGCCGCCATTCATCATCGACCCCGACTTGCCGAAACTGTTCGAGATGATCGAGGCCAAGACCACCCACCAGTCCAACCAAGAAGAAAAGGCCGCCGCCTAA
- a CDS encoding DUF669 domain-containing protein, with the protein MATALMAEVDNQAEDLIKEASSFEILPAGSYEVTIRKAEVGEYGESSNNAGRKYLNLQLRVIDGAPVGAGRILFAMVPLFQRWAPTQKNPAGAVASDFFNFFLAVGATKEAVTTGKGLPLLEELGGTRLGIGVRVQDHFKNAGEKENSVNSYRAPKALEGVVEPGASAVGSAFAPKEGAESPWGNKGDKGGSGDSALQAAAEGSGKAF; encoded by the coding sequence ATGGCTACAGCACTCATGGCTGAAGTTGACAACCAGGCAGAGGATCTCATCAAGGAGGCGAGCAGCTTTGAGATTCTGCCCGCAGGTTCGTATGAGGTCACGATTCGCAAGGCCGAGGTAGGCGAATATGGCGAATCCTCGAATAACGCAGGCCGCAAGTATCTGAACTTGCAACTGCGCGTGATCGACGGCGCGCCAGTGGGCGCAGGCCGCATTCTGTTCGCAATGGTCCCGCTGTTCCAGCGCTGGGCGCCGACCCAGAAGAACCCTGCTGGCGCAGTCGCTTCTGACTTCTTCAACTTCTTCCTGGCCGTTGGCGCAACGAAGGAAGCGGTGACGACCGGCAAGGGCCTCCCGCTTCTCGAAGAACTTGGTGGTACGCGTCTTGGCATCGGCGTTCGCGTTCAGGATCATTTCAAAAACGCTGGCGAGAAGGAAAACAGCGTCAATTCTTACCGCGCCCCCAAGGCCCTTGAGGGTGTCGTCGAGCCTGGCGCATCCGCGGTTGGCAGCGCGTTCGCCCCGAAGGAGGGCGCCGAGTCACCTTGGGGTAACAAGGGTGACAAGGGCGGTAGTGGCGATTCTGCCCTTCAGGCCGCCGCCGAGGGCTCGGGCAAGGCGTTCTAG